In Gimesia panareensis, the genomic window TTTAAATTCTTGTCGTATTCAAAGCGGGTAATCACATCATCAGGGTCAAGGGCATCGACTACGTTGACTGCAAACTGAGCCATCTCTTTAAGTTGAGCGTCCGTATAAAGTGCGTTCGTCAGGTTACTCGAACGATAATCAAGATTGTCTTTTGAACCTCCAAGCGTATACAGCAGCACATAAATATCACGAGCCATTCTCTGACGGTCGTAACGAGCCCAGAACTCCTGCTGCTGGGGAGACGTCGGCGGATAAGAGGGTAGGTTGAAACTGTACCAGCTACTGTTAATCGTGGTGGCAGGCAGAGTATCGAGTACATTGTTTCCGTTAAGATCTTCGCCCGCGGCCACGTCCAGGGTACCATTGCCGTTCACATCTTCTCCGGGATGTGGTGTCAGCGGACGGGTTGTGACCACACGTCCTGTTCCGGTCGAATCAAACACAACCAGCTCATTCAGATTTAATCTCATCTGTAATCGAGCTGTACTGGTATTCCCTTTCTCAACGGTCAACAAATTTCGAACTGCAGATCGAAATGGGTCAAGAGCGGTACCGGCAATAGAAGTTGTTTGACGAGTTCCATCACCATTCAAATCTTCGATATTAGTACCAATGAGCGTGCTGTAAAAATTTGAGTAATTCAAATTTCCGTTCTGATCAAGATCTCGTTCATTAGCAAAATCAGGTGGAAACTCCAGCTTACCATCTTGATTGGTATCCGCGCTGAAAAGCCAGGATGCATAACGGCTAGAGGTATCTAAATTCAATGAGCTACCATTATTCATAATTCTCGTAATGATCGCTTCGCTAAGAGCAAACTGCTTACGATCCCAACTCATCGTGGTAAATTTTTTACGAATCTGATCGCCACGTTTGTTGACCGTGGCGGCCCGACCGAAGTTGAAGGGGAGCAGATCTTCCAGACGGGATGTCACACCGGTATCATCCTGATCGGTCTGATTCATGTGCAGAAACGCCAGATCATCAGGAGTAAATGGTTCATCGTAGGGGCGTTGTACTTTCTCCAGGTCGACGGTGATTTCGTCCGCGTCATCCATCAGGACACCAAAGTTCGCCGAAGTATCGGCGACGGAATTTTTGAAGAATGTATTACCGCCGTTGTAACGGATGGCGCCGGCGATTTCGAAATCTTCATAGCCTTTCCAGCCGTTGTAGCCGATGTTGGCCAGTCGATAATTGGCACCGGTCTTGTTGTTACGGCCAGAACCATTATAGGCCAGCGGGTGCAGGAAGGACTGGGTGTTGCCCCGGTTTCCGGTCAGCGAACCGGCATAGATACCCCCTTCATAACGGTTGGCATTGTCGTCGACCAGGGTCTGTCCGGCTCGCGGAAAAGCAACCACTGGCGAGCCACTGGCATCGACAATGTAAATGCTGTCAGAGGTCGTATCCCGCAAGGCGTCGTAGAGCCGGTTCGGTTCCCCCCAGCGACCTGCATAGAGGTCGATAACATCACTTTTGGTTCCATAGTTCAGCGGACTGGGAGCACTGAATTCGGGGCGTCCAAAGTTCAGGAAGAAGTATTCCATGTTGGAGATTTCGCGCCAGTCCCGTGTACTTTCATAGGCGGTCCGGAAATCAGATGACATGGTATAGGAGGCATACGAACGGGGAGCACCGATGGCGCCATACGGATAGGGATAATCGCCAAAGAAGATACGGTGCTGCTGGAACACAGCGGCTGGCGAGGCTGAGGACTTCAGATCTCCTCCTGTTCCACCTGCCCCTTCCACTTCCGGACGGGCGTTCAATACCCACTGAGGATTGATTTCCCCTGGGGAAGACAGCCCCATATTGGAACGGGAAAGCAACAGGTATTTGTCGGTATATTTATTGGTGGCGCCATGTTCGCCGAAAAAGTTGTTGCTCGAGTTATAGTTCAGATTGATATCGCCGGGCCGCCGCATGTTACCGGCGGTATTCAGATTGACCAGTCCGTCCAGATCGTAGACGGTAAAGGAGAACAGAGGCAGAATGTATTTGGTGGGATCACTGGGATTCTGGATCGGTGGAAAATCGAGGTCCATCCAGATCCCTTCCACAAGGCCATCGTTGTCGTTGTCGACATCCAGTTCTACCACGGGAGCGCCACTGTTGAAAGAATTGGTGAAAATTCCGAGTTCACCATTAACCGCTCCATTCCCCCCCGGATTTGACAGCGGCGTGAAAGGGAAAGAATTTGTAAAGCGTAACGTTCCTGTCGGATTTCCGCCTGTATCAACAAAGGCATGATCTGGGTGAGGCCTCAAGACCATGGATGGGGTGGCAGAATTTGAGTACCAGTCATCGAGATGAATGCCTGTAGAAGTATTGCGCAAATGTTGTGGGCGTAAGAAAGAAGGGATCACAACCCGACGCCAGTTGCCGCCAGTCAGTGTATAGCCATCATAGGCCAGGAACAGGCTGTTGATATCGGGTGCCGTGTATCCCGCATCCGGCTCCGGAAAATTGGACACGTTCGGATAAGAGCCGGAGGCATAAGCACCGGGGCTCAGGTTCAAATTCTTAAAGGAAGCGTTTGCTGCTTCTTCAACCCCATCATAATTCTGGTCCACAATCAGAACATTTGAGCTATTAAAAGTGACGTTGACCCCCTGCCCCGTAAAGGGATGCAGGTCGGAACCGAACATGTTCGGCAACAGGGAATGACGGCCCGTATAGAGGGCGCTGTTATACAGCCCCTGTTCCGGCCCTTTGATCAGCTGTTCGAGCCCCCAGTTGAACAGGACATCGGCATCGAGTCCGGGATCGGCTTCGTTAAGCGAGGCTTCCGTGAAGTATTGCGCGCTGCGCTCTTCCTGCGAGGCGAAGGTATAGAAGACCACGCCCAGCAGCGACAGCATGGCGAGCAATGCGATCACGACCAGCAACGTCGATCCGCGACGGGGCGGGTGCTGCCGTGTGTCTTGTTGTTTTTTGAGTTTAAGCTTCATGGGTTTCATCTCAAAACCTCCCAATGTGACCAATGGCCGTGGCCCGGTCCGGCACAAAGGGGATGTTGCCTGCTAAATTGTTGCGTTTAACCTTCACCCTTATTCCGCAGGGGCTGAATCAGGGTCATCTGTCTGAGCTGACCGGTCGAAATGTCTTCATAGCGAATCACGATGCGAATCGAAGTTAACGGAGACGCCCGGGGAATCGGTGACTGGTTAGCCAGATCATAAACGGGGGTCTGATTATTAAATTCAGGAACTGTGGGATCGGATAACATCGGATAGGGGGGATCCTGATCTCCACCGCTGGAAGCGGCTCGCACGTGCCAGGTATCGAATACATTTTTGAAGACGTTATTTCCATGGTCTGAATTCTGTCGGGCTCCCGGAGCAAAGCGGACGGCAGACGAACTGCCGATATCGACGTAATCATGAATCCCGTCATCGAAGACTTTGATATCGAAGGAACGGACGTTTGAAAGCACCAGATCTTCCGAACGGCGCGTTCCGTTGCGGAGCAGATCAATCACACGATCGTTGGGATTGACCCGCAATGAAGGCCCCGCAGGATCCATGGGATTGCCACCACCGCCGACGGCAGTCGCATCCTGAGGGTAATTAAAGTGCTGATGCGAAGTCTCTTCGTGCGTAAAACGCCCGATAAACAGATTCGGATTCGGACTGACTGAGCTGGGAACGAACTCCCGGGAGAGTCCGGAGGCATGGTTGAAGCCAAAACGGTATTGAGGCATTCCCAGCGGAAACAGCACTTCGCTTCCGGTTGAATCATTATTTTTTAATGCATCCAGGTCATGGAAACGGGCGTAAGGTGTTGTTGGATCGGTGACGATATCGCGAAATGCTGAAAAATCAAAATCCCGCCAGAAGTTATCACTGCCAGTGGTATTATATGCTTCGCCATACAACGGAGCGGGTGTACTGGTCGACCTGAGGAAGAAAGGCGTACTGGTATTATCTGCAGAGATAGGCTGGGCGTTTTGCGTGCTGGAAAGAGCCAGCGGTTCACGAATCAGCATGACGCGGCGATAGAGATTACTCCCCCGCAGAAAATAGGATATTTCCGCAGCGGAGGACTGTGAGGTCCCATCGGGGGTAATCCGGCCATCGTCGGCTTCGGGCTGATTAGGATGATTCACCAGTTTCGACCCACCACTGGAGGGACGACCGCTGAGATCAGCGGCTTTGCCGAAATAGAAGTCTTCCGTGTCATCAGCTCGCGAAGGATTTGCGTATCGGGAGACTGTGAACTGGATGAAATCGTCCGTGTCATCGTTGGGGTCGTTTTCCGAAATATAGAAGTAACCTTTGCGGTCCTCTTTATGGAACAGATAACTGCGGGGATCCGTGGGACCTGGATTGACGCCGGCTGGAGTCGTAAATGTCTGATAATTACTGAAAGGCAGCAGGTACTGGAACGTTCGGTTTTCGAGGTCTGCCTGCAGGACGGTGACCAGCAGTCGTTCGCGCTGATCGTTTTCAGAGATCCCCCGCTGCGTGGTCATGGATCCGGAGAGCAGCTGGAAGATTTCGGTAAACATCAGCATCATCAGCAGGACCAGCGCCACTGAGACCAACATTTCGACCAGCGTAAAGCCGGCGCGGGCACTGCGATTTGCGGTGCCGCGATCAGTATGGCCCTGATGTCTGCTGTGAAACGTGTTCATAAATAACTTCGCTTTATAACGGATGACTGCCTGTCGAAATTGAATGGAAGACTAGCGTGTTTTATTTCCTAACGGGTAAACCTGAACCACATGCGGCATCAGTATCAGCCCTGCTGTCGGTGTGCCCGGACTGCTGAAACTATTGATGGACTCGATGATCGGCTGATCCAGGGTGATATCTGCTGTGGGACTGCCTTTCGGAAAATTTTCCACTTTCTGAATGCGGTACCAGCGGGCATTGATGGCATCGAAAACATAGCCCCCCCGTTTGAGGTTGGGTGCTTCCACATTGGTATTAAATCGAACCCGGAACGCGCGACGCCGGTAATCATCGGAACCGGCTGCGCCCTGTTCGCCTGCCTGTTCATCGGTCGAACCATCTTTGTCGTCGTCGTAATTTTTGATTCCCCAGGCACCATCGGGACCGGGCAACCACTGGGCAACAAAGTTCTCGACCTGGTGAATGGCTTCGTATTCCGGATTAAAGTCCCGACGGAAGAAGACTACGACATCAACGGAAGCAATATCACTGGCAATCGACCGACGGACGGTTAACAGGTAAGAATACTGCGGATCCAAAGTTTCAATTCGAATCTTGGACGGGTTCTGATAAAGACCGTTATCGCGCAGTGGACTGGAAACAAAACTGACCGTACCCGCTGAGGTATCGATATTCGCTCCGGTAATAAAGCGTTCCTGCATCTGTTTGCCGGTGGAATCGTAAATCAGGATACGCCCCCCGACAACGGATCCGGTTGCCGGAGTGACGGTCTGAGCAATTTCAACCAGATTGACGATTCCCGAACTGATGTCATTCGGATCAATCGTAATCGTATCGAGCGCGGGATAAGTGATTGAAGCCGGAACTCCGGAGTAAAGCTCTTTCCAACTGTCCTGTTGAGTAAAGAAATTCAAAGCCATCAACTGCGTCGTCAGACCAGCATTGTAGCGAGGAATATTGGGAAACGTGCTGCTGGAGCCGTCGTTTCCAAATTTTCCTGCATATCCCGTTCCATCCTGGGTGGCATAGTAGGCGCCCAGGGGGTCAACCACATACTTGCGGTTGGCACGCTGATGGGCGATATGTCCGTTGGTATTCAGGGTACCATCCGGATCGAAGACAAACTGTGTCGGAAACGAATCGATCAGTGCCTCGGCGTTGTAGCGCAGCACGGTGGCGTTTGTGAGTTGAGTGGCCTGCACACCCCGCAAAATCGAAATGGGGAACAGTGAGGCCAGAGAAATCACACCAATACTCATGATCATGACCGACATGAGTACTTCCATCAAAGTGACACCCCGGTATCCGGATGCACTGGTTGATTTACGAATCGAGTGACCGGCATTGAAACGAAGCTTCTTCATTTGGCTGTCTCCCCGGTTTCCGCGTAATAAAACACATCTGGTGACTGATTCATGGGAACGTTGACAGGCTTATCGAAGTACAGGGGATATGCGCTGACATTTCCGGTACGGGTAAAAATGGAAAGCAGTGAGGGAGTCGAATTCAATTCCGCTCGCCAGGTGACACTTCCATCAGTGGCGAATTCCTGCCCGTCTGCACGCGCATTTGCAAAGAGAAAGACACTGGGATTACTGCCACTGGTCCCGCCCTGCGTACAAGTATAGACGCGGTCATATGGTTTAAAGTTCAGATCCCAATCCCGGGTACTGGGCGTTATATACCGGGCAGGCATGAGTACCCGGTCACCTTCAGCATAAGCAGTAGTCGACATCCACGTGGACCGGACGTTTTCGATTGTATCAATCACGAAATGAATCTTACCTCCACCCGCTTCGCTGCCTGAGATGGAACCGCGGGGAGAGAACATCAGATCGAGCTGGCTGGAATAGAGACGATAGTCATCAGTTCCGGGCCAGAGGTATTCATTACTGTCATCGTTACCCCCGGCGCCATCATCGTTCACCCCGGCTTTTCCAGGCTGACCATCTTCACCGCCGGACAGTCCCGTAATCCGCCAACTGGTAGGCAGGTAAGAACGATCCAGGTCAATGCAGGAATTATTGGGCAGCAGAGTCGGTTCTTCACCGGAGAGGACAACGGGAGGCAGTTCTAGCCGGTAGGTCGAGGGACCGCTGCCCGGTGCAAACGCGACGACTTCCGTCGAATCGGATGTCCCGGCATCACGGTAGGCGGTCGTCAGGCGGAGTATTTCCGTCCCCCCGATCACTGGAGAGTTTTTGAGGTCAATGGTGTACCAGGACCCACTGGCATCACCCGGTATTTTGATACGGGCGCCATCAACCAGTTGACCGCGCGTGTAAAGGAAATTCCAGTCAGTCCCCTGGCCCCGTACATGCAGGATCGTATCGGGAACTCCGTCAGTACCTGTATCAATGCGTTCCAGACGGATCACCCCCTGGTTCCAGTCGGGGCTGGGTGCGATATAGACCATACTGGTCACCATGGTCGGATTGTTCGGATCCACCAGAAAGCGAACGCCCCGTGGTTCTTTGGCATAAATGGCCCGATCCCGGGCTCCCGCGAGGTAGGATTGCACCTGCCTCGAAGCACTGCGGGTGACATCGCTGGACAATGCCAGGTTGATGGAGGAAACGGTCATCACCGCCAGGATCGCCAGGATGGAAATCACGACCAGCAGCTCGACCAGCGTAAAACCGGCGCGGCGTTTTACCATGCCATACGGTGGAATCAGATTGTCCCCATGATCGGCATACATCGGCGTTACCTTCCTCCAGCCCGTTGATTGTGATTCGTAATATTGTCGAAGACACCATCGACGACCGGTATCACTGGCGAAGCCAGCACGCCGGTAGTGGTTTCATCATGTGGCTCCTGTAAACCCAGAATGCCATCCTCACCGGCAGAGACAATCAGGGGCAACCAGAACGTATTCATGATGCCATACTGTCCTGTCACATATTGGGAATCAGCGCTACTGTTAAACAGGGGAGTCAACAGATTTCCCGAACGATTGTTTTCATACTGAATCCGGCCCTGCGGATCGTCGGCGTCGACATTCATCGGGTCAGCTTCATTAAAACCTGAGGCGGATGCGGGTGGCAAGCCGTTAAAAAACGCACTGGCGATATCTCGACGGATTGTAGAACCGTCAGGTTTAATCAGGCGTGTGGGCCAGCGGTAGAACCGCAATGGTCGGCCCCAGCCATCAACGAATTCCATGAGTCCGTCACCATCGGTATCTGCAACTTCGGACGCAGAAAAGGCATCTTCACCTACAGGGGCAACGCCGTAAGTCTCGTGTCTGGTCAGAATGTAATACAGGTATTCCGAACTGATGCTGGCCCCCGCATCAGCACCAAGACTCCCGGCCGGAGAGCCTGTGACACCGGGCAGTGAATTCATGGCCGTGTTGACACTCGGATTTTCTGCGACATATTGTGGCAGGTTCTGCCGAAAGATGTCTTTCCGGACCATAATCTCGACAACCGGCTTGGGGATACTACGGTATTTCGCCCCGTAGCTGCTCACCAGTGAGGTATATTTCTGACCGACCAGAGACTGCAGCTGCTGCTGGTTTTTCGTAGAATCGAGGGCTTTTCGCATGGCCTCGATCCGGTCCTGTACCAGACCATTCACCTTGACGATGGTCGCCATGGTTTTTTTTTCGCGAGCTTTGTTTCCGATGTTACGCACCACGAATGCGGAGGTCGCAATCAGAAACAGCAGAATGCCGATGACTACCATCAACTCGACGATCGTAAAACCGCTGCGCGTTGATCGAACAGATTGATGAGATATTAAACGACGCATTGAAATCCTGACATCTGAGTTGAGAGAGACTCGATTTATTTCAAAGTACCACTGACAAAGTTGGTGATGTTATCTGCTTCCATTGTTCGATCGACAGGGGTTGCAGGGAAGTTTTTGTTCGGATCATAATTTCCTCCCGTTCCAAACTGATAATCGGCTCCGGGCGAGATGATCTGATAAGACTTAGACTTATAAGGAGTACTGTTATTGCTCGGTGCGCTGGAAGGATTACCCTGGTAATAAACACTGCTCATTCCGGTCCCGGCAATGTCCGCAGTTCGGTAACCACGCCCGTCATAGCTACTGAGGTAAATATATGGTCTCTGCTGACTGGGAAACGAATCCAGATATTCGGGAGCGTTTTCACCTGCTGGTGCCGAAGCCGCATCGGTATCAACGAACCGACTGGCATCGAATTCAAAAAACGGCCCCAGGCGACCGGTATTCGCCGCAGAGAATCCGTCATTGGCAACATATCCCGGATCACCCGGGTCGTGTCCTGGATTTAAAAATGGGCGAGCCGGATTTTTGGAGAAGCCATATACCCGGAAATATCCGTCAGAGGTTTTCTCGTAGACTCCCCCCAGAAAGAAGACCAGACATTCCCCCGCATTCAGGGCAATCGTGTCAGTTGTATCCCCGTCTCCGTTGATGTCACAAGCCAGACCGAAATTGTACTGAGACCACATTTTTCGAACCAAACCTTTACTGCGCTGATCCCAGGACGCATTGGCTGCCTCATGAAGCACAATCCCACTGGGAGGATCCATACCAAATTGCTGCCTGAAAGCAGTAATCGCGGCTTCAAAGTTGGTGATTTCCGCTCGCACATTTGCCTGCTGTGCCCGTAAACGCACTGCTCCGACAGCGGGGATGAGCAGGCCGATCAGAATCAGGATGATCACGATCACAATCATGAGCTCGATCAGAGTGAACGCACGCCTGTTGTGCTGCGACGCCGAAGGGGCATTGGGCGACCGATTTTTCATTGAAAACTCCTAACTCTTTTCATGACAACTGTTTGACTTCAGAAAACTCCCGGGAGCTCATTTCCGGCGAGTTCCACCGGGAATTTTCTACATTATATATAGGGCAAATTTTATGCCCGACTTTTGACAATGTCTGTAAGACATTTTAATAATTAGACTTAAATACATTTCACCACATTCAATTCGAGGCGAAAACTGTATTATTCTGCAACACCTCGCTCAAAATACTACGTCAGAACTAGGACAAATCGTTGAGTAGTTTGATCAAAGGCATGAAGAGGGCGATCACGATGAAACCGACAATGAGCCCCAGCACGATCACCATCAAAGGTTCGAGCAGACTCACCAGTGCGTCCACAAGCACGGCGACTTCTTCGTCGTAGACGTCAGCCACCTTGTAGAGCATGTCGTCGAGCGCACCGGTCTCTTCACCCACGTCCACCATGTTGACCACGATGTCATCCACAATCCGGGCCTCCTTGAGCGGCACCGCCATGGTTTCCCCTTCGCGGATCGCGGCATAAATGGTGTCGAAGGCTTTCTGGAAGACCATATTTCCTGCCGTGTCACGGGCAATGATAATCGCTTCCAGGATCGGCACCCCGGACGAGATCAAAGTTCCTAACGTTCGACAGGTTCGCGCAGTCACCGACTTACTGATAATTTTCCCTAATAAGGGTATGCGCAGCGCAATCCAGTCGACAATGAACGCTCCTTTCTTGTTCTTCCTCACAA contains:
- a CDS encoding PulJ/GspJ family protein; its protein translation is MNTFHSRHQGHTDRGTANRSARAGFTLVEMLVSVALVLLMMLMFTEIFQLLSGSMTTQRGISENDQRERLLVTVLQADLENRTFQYLLPFSNYQTFTTPAGVNPGPTDPRSYLFHKEDRKGYFYISENDPNDDTDDFIQFTVSRYANPSRADDTEDFYFGKAADLSGRPSSGGSKLVNHPNQPEADDGRITPDGTSQSSAAEISYFLRGSNLYRRVMLIREPLALSSTQNAQPISADNTSTPFFLRSTSTPAPLYGEAYNTTGSDNFWRDFDFSAFRDIVTDPTTPYARFHDLDALKNNDSTGSEVLFPLGMPQYRFGFNHASGLSREFVPSSVSPNPNLFIGRFTHEETSHQHFNYPQDATAVGGGGNPMDPAGPSLRVNPNDRVIDLLRNGTRRSEDLVLSNVRSFDIKVFDDGIHDYVDIGSSSAVRFAPGARQNSDHGNNVFKNVFDTWHVRAASSGGDQDPPYPMLSDPTVPEFNNQTPVYDLANQSPIPRASPLTSIRIVIRYEDISTGQLRQMTLIQPLRNKGEG
- a CDS encoding type IV pilus modification PilV family protein, which produces MKKLRFNAGHSIRKSTSASGYRGVTLMEVLMSVMIMSIGVISLASLFPISILRGVQATQLTNATVLRYNAEALIDSFPTQFVFDPDGTLNTNGHIAHQRANRKYVVDPLGAYYATQDGTGYAGKFGNDGSSSTFPNIPRYNAGLTTQLMALNFFTQQDSWKELYSGVPASITYPALDTITIDPNDISSGIVNLVEIAQTVTPATGSVVGGRILIYDSTGKQMQERFITGANIDTSAGTVSFVSSPLRDNGLYQNPSKIRIETLDPQYSYLLTVRRSIASDIASVDVVVFFRRDFNPEYEAIHQVENFVAQWLPGPDGAWGIKNYDDDKDGSTDEQAGEQGAAGSDDYRRRAFRVRFNTNVEAPNLKRGGYVFDAINARWYRIQKVENFPKGSPTADITLDQPIIESINSFSSPGTPTAGLILMPHVVQVYPLGNKTR
- a CDS encoding pilus assembly FimT family protein: MYADHGDNLIPPYGMVKRRAGFTLVELLVVISILAILAVMTVSSINLALSSDVTRSASRQVQSYLAGARDRAIYAKEPRGVRFLVDPNNPTMVTSMVYIAPSPDWNQGVIRLERIDTGTDGVPDTILHVRGQGTDWNFLYTRGQLVDGARIKIPGDASGSWYTIDLKNSPVIGGTEILRLTTAYRDAGTSDSTEVVAFAPGSGPSTYRLELPPVVLSGEEPTLLPNNSCIDLDRSYLPTSWRITGLSGGEDGQPGKAGVNDDGAGGNDDSNEYLWPGTDDYRLYSSQLDLMFSPRGSISGSEAGGGKIHFVIDTIENVRSTWMSTTAYAEGDRVLMPARYITPSTRDWDLNFKPYDRVYTCTQGGTSGSNPSVFLFANARADGQEFATDGSVTWRAELNSTPSLLSIFTRTGNVSAYPLYFDKPVNVPMNQSPDVFYYAETGETAK
- a CDS encoding type II secretion system protein: MRRLISHQSVRSTRSGFTIVELMVVIGILLFLIATSAFVVRNIGNKAREKKTMATIVKVNGLVQDRIEAMRKALDSTKNQQQLQSLVGQKYTSLVSSYGAKYRSIPKPVVEIMVRKDIFRQNLPQYVAENPSVNTAMNSLPGVTGSPAGSLGADAGASISSEYLYYILTRHETYGVAPVGEDAFSASEVADTDGDGLMEFVDGWGRPLRFYRWPTRLIKPDGSTIRRDIASAFFNGLPPASASGFNEADPMNVDADDPQGRIQYENNRSGNLLTPLFNSSADSQYVTGQYGIMNTFWLPLIVSAGEDGILGLQEPHDETTTGVLASPVIPVVDGVFDNITNHNQRAGGR
- a CDS encoding prepilin-type N-terminal cleavage/methylation domain-containing protein translates to MKNRSPNAPSASQHNRRAFTLIELMIVIVIILILIGLLIPAVGAVRLRAQQANVRAEITNFEAAITAFRQQFGMDPPSGIVLHEAANASWDQRSKGLVRKMWSQYNFGLACDINGDGDTTDTIALNAGECLVFFLGGVYEKTSDGYFRVYGFSKNPARPFLNPGHDPGDPGYVANDGFSAANTGRLGPFFEFDASRFVDTDAASAPAGENAPEYLDSFPSQQRPYIYLSSYDGRGYRTADIAGTGMSSVYYQGNPSSAPSNNSTPYKSKSYQIISPGADYQFGTGGNYDPNKNFPATPVDRTMEADNITNFVSGTLK